The following are encoded together in the Oncorhynchus kisutch isolate 150728-3 linkage group LG8, Okis_V2, whole genome shotgun sequence genome:
- the lto1 gene encoding protein LTO1 homolog isoform X1 — protein sequence MAHKSEDLFDCILMADDRFHVEGYREGFGEGTRQGMIDGRKHGASHGAKLSMEVSFYYGFGITWKFLLQNNTDVKARKRLKVLESLLGLIQKFPHEEPQYEHLQEDMEKVRAKFRQVCSLLNVPTDFSDYVKSGGSGGISF from the exons ATGGCCCACAAAAGTGAAGATTTATTTGACTGTATTCTCATGGCGGACGACAG GTTCCATGTAGAGGGGTACCGTGAAGGGTTCGGTGAAGGCACGCGACAAGGAATGATTGATGGTCGGAAACATGGGGCATCACATGGTGCCAAGCTTTCAATGGAG GTTTCCTTCTATTATGGATTTGGAATCACTTGGAAATTTCTTCTTCAAAACAACACAGACGTGAAAGCCAG AAAAAGGCTGAAAGTTTTGGAATCTCTACTTGGGTTGATTCAGAAGTTCCCCCATGAAGAACctcaatatgaacatctccagGAAGACATGGAGAAGGTTCGGGCCAAGTTTAGACAG GTCTGCTCTCTGTTAAATGTGCCAACAGACTTCAGTGATTATGTGAAGTCTGGAGGGTCTGGAGGAATATCCTTCTGA
- the lto1 gene encoding protein LTO1 homolog isoform X2, with translation MAHKSEDLFDCILMADDRFHVEGYREGFGEGTRQGMIDGRKHGASHGAKLSMEVSFYYGFGITWKFLLQNNTDVKARKRLKVLESLLGLIQKFPHEEPQYEHLQEDMEKVRAKFRQTSVIM, from the exons ATGGCCCACAAAAGTGAAGATTTATTTGACTGTATTCTCATGGCGGACGACAG GTTCCATGTAGAGGGGTACCGTGAAGGGTTCGGTGAAGGCACGCGACAAGGAATGATTGATGGTCGGAAACATGGGGCATCACATGGTGCCAAGCTTTCAATGGAG GTTTCCTTCTATTATGGATTTGGAATCACTTGGAAATTTCTTCTTCAAAACAACACAGACGTGAAAGCCAG AAAAAGGCTGAAAGTTTTGGAATCTCTACTTGGGTTGATTCAGAAGTTCCCCCATGAAGAACctcaatatgaacatctccagGAAGACATGGAGAAGGTTCGGGCCAAGTTTAGACAG ACTTCAGTGATTATGTGA
- the LOC109895466 gene encoding cytosolic iron-sulfur assembly component 2B, translating to MEIQHDTKSLGCACVHFDVYSFRKWIVQPVVQSKKTIEQTNIRISLISTSQMSGGARLENANPLIFQRTGERLQTANDEDEDVADPIDDREIFDLIRSINDPEHPLSLEELNVVEQVRVRVDDQENTVGVEFTPTIPHCSMATLIGLSIKVKLLRSLPERFKIDVHITPGTHASEDAVNKQLADKERVAAALENSQLLEVVNQCLISNARTG from the exons ATGGAAATCCAACATGACACTAAATCGCTGGGCTGCGCCTGCGTACATTTTGACGTCTACAGTTTCCGGAAGTGGATTGTTCAGCCCGTGGTTCAGAGTAAAAAAACGATAGAACAAACAAATATACGTATTTCTTTAATTTCAACATCACAAATGTCAGGGGGGGCCCGTTTAGAGAACGCGAATCCCTTGATTTTTCAACGAACAGGCGAGAGACTACAGACCGCAAATGACGAGGACGAAGATGTTGCCGATCCCATCGACGACAGAGAAATATTTG ATCTCATCAGATCCATTAATGATCCTGAACACCCACTGTCCCTCGAGGAGTTGAATGTCGTGGAACAAGTGCGAGTGCGC GTAGATGACCAAGAGAACACAGTGGGTGTGGAGTTCACCCCCACTATACCCCACTGCAGCATGGCAACTCTCATAGGCCTGTCCATCAAAGTCAAACTGCTGCGGTCCCTGCCAGAAAGGTTTAAG ATTGATGTGCACATCACTCCTGGGACGCATGCCTCAGAAGATGCAG TCAACAAACAGCtggcagacaaagagagagtggcCGCTGCACTCGAGAACTCCCAGCTTCTGGAGGTGGTCAACCAGTGTCTGATATCCAATGCAAGGAcaggctga